The Alosa sapidissima isolate fAloSap1 chromosome 6, fAloSap1.pri, whole genome shotgun sequence genome window below encodes:
- the opn8c gene encoding opsin 8, group member c: MDVVYSHHCPGGSCKMAQSSPDNRTLDWTRGISVFTSKLAPAGDIGVGFAILTVVLLSVFGNGMVLATSYRRRRKMMGSELLCVNLALVDFLGCVCFYPLSIFSSFSHAWQGGYATCIYYGLGCYIFGLCGMFTIAAISVIRYIKTCHGFLYGANVQLLCVSTWLLATVWSVLPLFGWGEYVPEPYGLSCTIAWRRYHTSVKDAVYVICSFVCFVLVPVLLVVASQVMILRKVYHISYSLTVHGIHNNLKNTEKRLAVMFFCISMGFIVAWTPYTVVSFLYIFHKQDTYMAPAGFVFPALFAKSSHVYNPVIYFYFNKAFRQELKVMLRSLCPGMASNRVEVLPAPVNQGPVVPAIQIQLQELQQGRVRRADGGVGGRVRGVISLVKSHSHSEKSCKSSSSAGKEGPLCPSCCIPKSRVAPLVPGPGSVHEFLPISS, from the exons ATGGACGTGGTTTATTCCCATCATTGTCCGGGAGGATCGTGTAAAATGGCTCAGAGCTCACCTGACAATAGAACATTAGATTGGACCCGGGGCATCTCTGTTTTTACCTCCAAACTTGCACCCGCGGGTGATATTGGAGTGGGTTTTGCCATCCTAACAGTTG tTCTGCTGTCGGTTTTTGGCAACGGCATGGTCCTGGCCACCTCGTACCGGCGCCGGCGCAAGATGATGGGTTCTGAGCTGCTGTGCGTCAACCTGGCGCTAGTGGACTTCCTGGGCTGCGTGTGTTTCTACCCGCTGTCCATCTTCTCGTCCTTCAGCCACGCCTGGCAGGGCGGCTATGCCACCTGCATCTATTACGGCCTGGGCTGCTACATCTTCGGCCTGTGCGGCATGTTCACCATCGCTGCCATCAGCGTCATACGCTACATCAAGACCTGCCATGGCTTCCTCTATG GGGCTAACGTCCAGCTGCTGTGTGTCTCCACGTGGCTGCTGGCCACCGTGTGGTCCGTGCTGCCACTGTTCGGCTGGGGGGAGTACGTGCCCGAGCCTTACGGCCTGTCCTGCACCATCGCCTGGCGTCGCTACCACACGTCAGTCAAGGACGCCGTCTACGTCATCTGCTCGTTCGTCTGCTTTGTGCTAGTGCCCGTGCTGCTCGTCGTGGCCTCGCAGGTCATGATCCTGCGCAAGGTCTACCACATCTCCTACTCGCTGACCGTGCATGGTATCCACAACAACCTCaagaacacagagaaacgccTGGCcgtg ATGTTCTTCTGCATCAGCATGGGTTTCATTGTGGCCTGGACCCCATACACAGTGGTCTCCTTCCTCTACATCTTCCACAAGCAGGACACGTACATGGCCCCGGCTGGCTTCGTCTTCCCGGCACTCTTTGCCAAGTCCTCCCACGTCTACAACCCTGTCATTTACTTCTACTTCAACAAAGCCTTCCGCCAGGAGCTCAAAGTCATGCTCCGGTCCCTGTGTCCAGGAATGGCGTCTAACCGCGTCGAGGTCCTCCCCGCACCGGTCAACCAGGGCCCCGTCGTGCCGGCCATCCAGATCCAGCTGCAGGAGCTGCAGCAAGGGAGAGTCAGGCGAGCGGACGGTGGCGTCGGCGGCCGAGTCCGTGGGGTGATAAGCCTGGTGAAGTCGCACAGCCACAGCGAGAAAAGCTGTAAGAGTTCCTCGTCTGCCGGGAAGGAGGGCCCGCTGTGCCCCTCCTGCTGCATTCCCAAGAGCCGGGTGGCACCGCTGGTCCCAGGGCCCGGCTCCGTGCACGAGTTCCTGCCCATCTCCAGCTGA